GACACCTTAATTAATTAGTTAGCTATCTACAACACGACGCAAATGAATTTTGACCAAAGGGATTGAATTGGAGGGAATAGAAAATGGATGTAAAGACACTTTTGTTGCAGCAATGGGCAAGCTGCTTAGATGAAGAAGACTGGTTTCCACCACTTGAAAAAGTGCTAGAAGACATCACTTTTGAACAGGCGATTTGGAAACCAGCTGATGGGGCAATGAATTCCATTTGGGAATTAGTTTGTCATTTACTTTTCTTTGAAAAGAGATATCTAATGCGATTTCTTGGTGAAACAGCGAATGAACCACAGGCAGAAAATAATGACTCTACATTTCGATTACCAACTGAGACGTTAGAAAATTGGAAGGAAACAAAACAAGAATACTTTTATGTTCATCGTGAACTTGGA
This sequence is a window from Brevibacillus sp. JNUCC-41. Protein-coding genes within it:
- a CDS encoding DinB family protein, which produces MDVKTLLLQQWASCLDEEDWFPPLEKVLEDITFEQAIWKPADGAMNSIWELVCHLLFFEKRYLMRFLGETANEPQAENNDSTFRLPTETLENWKETKQEYFYVHRELGKILEKSEHEDLYRQIPGDNPLVLELKSLAMHDAYHIGQIVFLSKMQGAWPEKRSF